Proteins encoded in a region of the Ornithodoros turicata isolate Travis chromosome 3, ASM3712646v1, whole genome shotgun sequence genome:
- the LOC135390075 gene encoding telomerase reverse transcriptase-like — MAGSAEWLHADIWRDVPITEVPEILRQLYTPVAVLTDVVERIASLTEPQKRQCQLMKPKLDRFIVSPRDRPVPVSINEKLDGMKYEPFRRLASDKVRWSPPDIFHMSWFKLSIRNVFFGRRTFKDVLDVVGARHALNILTSCVLFERIGSDQYVQWTGPPASKKTLMPLKRPPMASKPSGSTSWSTLELRTLKKLKKYKKRTKSVISSVTEKDFRELTKIDIARIVYGASCAKRLRSQYMLGSPANAQNAAALLEKIFCKEPWKSLTSELQSLKAVLRNLLKKYKICNSDELLNEHCKVLKWDPYILSMWDLCDHWNDTKSVVAFLYAFMLRVIPDDILGTKCNWRRLLKNLSSVPTFVKHDVVTVAHFTRGIKLNHIPWLRKVQDHALRDQLMHIMVAWCVNMMLCLIRTFFYVTDTRKTKRKLLYYRRSTWNDLNNTWVARNEMMVREEKPNPVFLGKGRLLPKDSKDVRLVVKMKRDEKTALLRTAKVLIASLKDEEVEDLFTRWKKYVVAWKEAGKPKIFFVKGDIEDCFGSLNHDIILDITKRIFRRHSVSQLVLNCMRLQVLNKKRLVRTPVQILAWRTLTKPLKDTRRRSLAVKILVPLLSITPSEGKVTEIVRDYLKQFYVQLCGETYKIIRGVPQGCILSADIADVYLQELQRECLSPYVRRPTDMLLRSMDDFFFVTENKDTAEGFLKCFNDSFKKYGLWANSSKIETNLASDSSTPQRFAHYCGFAFDSETLEVFQDFDSKLEPLYCVGHRNAQQGLGLLKFLEPYSLAFSPLELDTTVNSGPRVQESVTRRVAEMADRFFCAVKQMKFVNEFYVSRVLVGMVESFLAQMAGFKNSGFVELNLDLDDLRCIFVFVFKNKTPKMYKDVLFTLKKRLLQMKKKSGHHRVKELERFAHRCLLRRAQRRIVSDSRGQSPQNGCERSPEPSCITLSSCDSLEVIDLD; from the exons ATGGCGGGAAGCGCCGAATGGCTGCACGCCGACATTTGGCGAG ATGTTCCGATCACCGAGGTCCCGGAGATTCTGCGGCAGCTTTACACACCGGTCGCTGTCCTGACAGACGTTGTAGAGCGCATAGCCAGCTTGACGGAACCCCAGAAGCGGCAATGCCAGCTCATGAAACCCAAGCTAGATCGGTTCATCGTTTCGCCAAGGGACAGGCCCGTTCCTGTAAGCATAAACGAAAAGCTCGATGGCATGAAATACGAACCGTTTCGACGCCTAGCCTCGGACAAGGTGCGTTGGTCTCCTCCAGACATCTTCCACATGTCTTGGTTCAAGCTGTCGATCCGGAACGTCTTTTTTGGGCGCAGAACATTCAAGGACGTTTTGGACGTTGTTGGAGCAAGGCATGCTTTGAACATCTTAACTAGCTGCGTGTTGTTTGAGCGTATTGGGAGCGACCAGTATGTTCAGTGGACCGGCCCTCCGGCCTCAAAGAAGACCCTGATGCCCTTGAAAAGACCGCCAATGGCTTCGAAACCGTCGGGAAGTACGTCTTGGTCTACATTGGAGCTCCGTACACTGAAAAAGCTGAAGAAATACAAGAAGCGGACGAAGAGCGTGATCTCATCCGTGACCGAAAAAGACTTTCGTGAGTTAACTAAGATAGACATTGCCAGGATCGTGTACGGTGCAAGCTGTGCGAAGAGGCTTCGGTCTCAATACATGCTAGGGTCACCTGCAAACGCGCAGAATGCTGCGGCTCTTCTGGAGAAAATCTTCTGTAAAGAACCGTGGAAGTCATTAACGAGCGAACTACAGTCGCTGAAGGCCGTGCTGAGGAATCTGCTGAAGAAGTACAAGATTTGTAATAGCGACGAGCTTCTGAACGAGCATTGCAAAGTGCTAAAGTGGGATCCTTACATACTGTCAATGTGGGACCTATGTGACCACTGGAATGATACGAAGAGTGTTGTAGCTTTCCTCTACGCCTTCATGTTACGTGTCATTCCGGACGACATTCTGGGTACAAAATGCAACTGGCGCCGCTTACTCAAGAACTTGTCTTCTGTCCCGACTTTCGTGAAACATGACGTCGTAACCGTAGCGCACTTCACTCGTGGAATCAAGCTGAACCACATCCCGTGGCTGCGGAAGGTGCAAGATCATGCGCTCAGAGATCAGCTGATGCACATCATGGTGGCGTGGTGCGTCAACATGATGCTTTGTCTAATCAGAACGTTCTTCTACGTGACGGACACGAGGAAGACTAAACGGAAACTGCTTTACTACAGGAGATCGACGTGGAATGACCTGAATAACACCTGGGTTGCCCGAAACGAGATGATGGTTCGCGAAGAGAAACCGAATCCAGTCTTTCTTGGAAAGGGCCGTCTGCTCCCAAAAGACTCTAAAGACGTGCGACTGGTGGTGAAGATGAAGAGAGACGAGAAGACAGCTCTGCTGCGAACAGCCAAGGTGTTAATTGCGAGCCTCAAGGACGAAGAAGTGGAAGACCTGTTTACTCGCTGGAAGAAATATGTCGTCGCCTGGAAGGAAGCAGGGAAGCCAAAGATATTCTTCGTCAAGGGAGACATCGAGGATTGTTTCGGTTCACTGAATCACGACATAATACTTGACATAACGAAACGGATATTTCGAAGACACTCGGTGTCGCAGCTTGTCTTGAACTGCATGCGTCTGCAAGTCCTTAATAAAAAGCGTCTCGTCAGGACTCCGGTTCAGATCCTTGCTTGGAGGACTCTCACCAAGCCTCTGAAGGACACTCGTCGCCGTAGCCTGGCTGTAAAGATTCTAGTGCCGTTACTGTCAATCACACCGTCCGAAGGCAAAGTAACCGAAATCGTGCGGGACTACCTGAAACAGTTCTACGTCCAGCTATGCGGGGAAACGTATAAAATCATAAGAGGTGTGCCACAAGGATGTATACTCTCTGCTGACATCGCCGACGTTTATCTTCAAGAGCTGCAGCGAGAATGCCTCTCACCGTACGTTCGCAGACCAACAGATATGCTGCTCCGATCAATGGACGACTTTTTTTTCGTGACAGAGAACAAAGACACTGCTGAAGGTTTCCTGAAGTGCTTCAACGATAGCTTCAAGAAGTACGGCCTGTGGGCAAATTCGTCCAAGATAGAAACGAACCTTGCGAGCGACAGTTCCACGCCTCAACGCTTCGCTCATTACTGTGGGTTCGCGTTCGACAGTGAGACTCTGGAAGTGTTTCAGGATTTCGACAGCAAGTTAGAACCCTTATACTGCGTAGGGCATCGCAATGCTCAACAAGGGTTAGGACTCTTGAAGTTCTTGGAGCCGTACAGCTTAGCCTTCTCTCCTCTGGAGTTAGACACGACGGTTAATTCCGGTCCGCGGGTGCAGGAGAGTGTGACGCGACGCGTGGCCGAAATGGCAGACCGCTTCTTCTGCGCAGTCAAGCAAATGAAGTTTGTCAACGAATTCTACGTTTCGAGGGTTCTTGTGGGCATGGTGGAGAGTTTCCTCGCTCAGATGGCTGGGTTCAAAAACAGTGGCTTTGTGGAACTGAATTTGGACCTGGATGACCTTAGGTGTATTTTCGTGTTTGTCTTCAAGAACAAGACGCCGAAAATGTATAAGGACGTGCTCTTTACTCTGAAGAAGCGTCTTCTGCAGATGAAGAAGAAAAGTGGACACCACAGGGTGAAAGAACTTGAACGTTTCGCCCATAGGTGCTTGCTGCGACGTGCTCAAAGAAGGATTGTGAGCGATTCCAGGGGGCAATCTCCCCAAAACGGCTGTGAGCGATCACCAGAGCCTTCCTGTATTACTCTCAGTTCGTGTGATTCTCTTGAAGTCattgatttggattga
- the LOC135390076 gene encoding spidroin-1-like, translating to MRIPVFILLVASVALAQEKDAPFSIGLGVLAPSYSQKVGPDGSTKIDFNQEKDGFSYSVSSGSPGGKAAGGSGGLQKPYAHISVSQQFQQPAAKPAAAVQYQPSPPPIQDQPYGHGSPYAGAQAAGGAQQYSPAYAAPAPAAYNPPPQPAPQQAPQFTGFSGAAGPFSISNAVQHAGAGAGGAQAYGGAPVQAYGAGAGQAYGGADAGQAYGGAGAGQVYGGAGQAYGGATEQAYGGGAPALGGLQYGGAGGFAGPQPGAYAQQAPPQQAFPAAFAQGGYGGAGAAQQAFAAPQQALGGGAYGGAQGVPSLAGLSQGGFVPSAGYGGEAQGAPGAGQVPSFGANVFGPANQGAAYAAQQGHQGYGAQGLPAGLAGGYGAPQGAAYGGAGAAGYGAPQDGGYGAASNAGGFGAALAGGYGAALGSFGAGAQGAGAAGPFPFAGAGAYGGAQQGASYQPQQGHYRQSK from the coding sequence GTGTTTATCCTCCTCGTCGCAAGCGTAGCCCTTGCCCAGGAGAAGGACGCTCCGTTCTCCATCGGTCTCGGTGTTTTGGCCCCTTCCTACAGCCAGAAGGTCGGCCCTGATGGAAGCACCAAGATCGACTTCAACCAGGAGAAGGATGGGTTCTCGTATTCCGTCAGCAGCGGCAGCCCAGGAGGCAAAGCGGCCGGTGGCAGCGGCGGGCTCCAGAAGCCCTACGCTCACATCAGCGTGAGTCAGCAGTTTCAGCAACCAGCTGCTAAACCAGCAGCCGCTGTTCAATACCAACCTTCCCCACCACCCATCCAAGATCAGCCTTACGGCCATGGCAGCCCTTATGCCGGTGCCCAGGCCGCAGGTGGAGCTCAACAATACAGTCCAGCTTACGCAGCACCGGCTCCCGCAGCTTACAACCCACCTCCTCAACCAGCACCTCAGCAGGCTCCTCAGTTTACCGGTTTCTCTGGAGCTGCTGGTCCCTTTAGTATTAGCAATGCCGTTCAGCACGCTGGCGCTGGTGCCGGAGGTGCCCAGGCGTACGGTGGAGCTCCTGTTCAAGCTTATGGTGCTGGCGCAGGCCAGGCTTATGGAGGTGCTGACGCAGGCCAGGCTTATGGAGGTGCTGGTGCTGGCCAGGTTTATGGAGGTGCTGGCCAGGCTTATGGAGGTGCTACTGAACAGGCCTACGGCGGTGGTGCTCCAGCTCTTGGTGGTCTTCAGTACGGTGGAGCAGGAGGCTTTGCTGGTCCTCAACCAGGTGCTTACGCTCAACAAGCTCCTCCTCAACAAGCTTTCCCAGCTGCTTTTGCTCAAGGAGGGTATGGTGGTGCCGGAGCTGCTCAGCAGGCTTTCGCTGCTCCACAGCAAGCGCTCGGAGGAGGTGCTTATGGTGGAGCGCAAGGTGTGCCGTCCCTCGCTGGTTTGAGCCAAGGCGGATTTGTTCCATCTGCTGGTTACGGTGGAGAAGCGCAAGGCGCACCAGGCGCTGGACAGGTTCCATCTTTTGGGGCTAACGTTTTCGGCCCTGCTAACCAAGGCGCCGCATACGCCGCACAGCAAGGACATCAGGGCTACGGTGCTCAGGGTCTTCCAGCCGGCCTTGCTGGAGGATACGGCGCCCCACAGGGAGCAGCTTACGGCGGTGCTGGCGCCGCTGGATATGGCGCCCCACAAGACGGAGGCTACGGCGCTGCTTCTAACGCTGGTGGTTTCGGCGCTGCTCTTGCCGGTGGTTACGGTGCTGCCCTCGGATCCTTCGGAGCTGGAGCTCAAGGAGCCGGTGCCGCCGGGCCATTCCCATTCGCTGGTGCAGGAGCTTACGGTGGTGCTCAGCAAGGCGCCTCTTACCAACCACAACAAGGACACTATCGTCAGTCTAAGTAA